The genomic window GATCGCCCGGAGACTCTCGTAACGCTCCCGGTCGTAGGGCTCCCTGTTGTAGGCCAGGCCCGTCTGGCCGATCGCGTCGATCCGCCTGGCCCATTGCAGCCATCGAGGAGTCATCGGGCCTCCCGGCGCATGCAAAAGGGGTCACGCCGAGAGCGACGCGACCCCTGCTGTTTCACGAAATGCCGGAGACAGGACTTGAACCTGCACGGGCATGGTTAGCCCACTAGCCCCTCAAGCTAGCGTGTCTGCCAATTCCACCACTCCGGCGTGCGTCTCATTCGATCCCAGTTGTGAGATACCATCCTAATCGCGGGGCGGCGGATGTCAAGGGTCCCGATGAGGATGCGCGGAGGGCCCCCGGACGTCGATGCGCCTCCCGCCGGCGGGGGGGGACTTGCAACCGGGTCGTGGCGTCCCCATCCTGAGGGGAGCATGGCTCGGAGTGCGAGGATCGTTCGTCGGGGAGACCGTCATGGCAATGGGTCGAAATCGTCTGGTGTGTTGCGGACTCGCGACTTTCCTGCTGGTCCAGGGGGCCGGCGCCGCGGACGGCCCCGCGGAGCCGCGTGGGGGCGAGGCCGCGAGGGACACGCCGGCGGAGGTGCCCGTCCCGCCGAAGGGAAGGTGGACCAGCCTCTTCAACGGCAAGGACCTCGCCGGCTGGACGCCCAAGATCACGGGATTCGCCCTGGGCGAGGATGCGATGGAGACATTCCGGGTACGGGACGGCAAGATGGTCGTCTCCTACGACCGGTACGGCAACTTCGACGGCCACTTCGGCCACATCTTCTACGCGCACCCGTTCTCCAGCTACAAGCTGCGGATCGAGTACCGGTTCGTCGGCGATCAGGCGAAGGGGGGCCCGGGCTGGGCCTTCCGCAACAGCGGGGCGATGATCCATTGCCAGCCCCCGGGAACGATGCGGAAGGACCAGGACTTCCCCGTCTCCCTGGAGGTCCAGTTCCTGGGAGGCACCGGACGCGGCGAGCGGCGGACGGGCAACCTCTGCACGCCCGGCACGCACGTGCATATGAAAGGCAAATTGATCACCCAGCACTGCAACGATTCGACCTCGAAGACCTACGACGGCGACCAGTGGGTCACGATCGAGGTCGAGGCCCACGGCGGCGGGACGATCAAGCACTTCGTCAACGGCGAGCTCGTCATCGAGTACGACCGGCCGGTCCTCGACGGCAGCGATCCCGACGCCAGGCGGCTCGCGGAGTCGCGAGGAGGCAAGCGGGAGGTCGCCGGCGGCTACATCTCGCTCCAGGCGGAGAGCCACCCCGTCGAATTCCGGAAGGTGGAGATCTTCCCGCTCGACGAATGACCGGCGGGGCGGGCCCCCGTCCGTCGCCCCGTCATCGGGGTCTCTCGAGCGGGCGGGGGAAGGCGTCGAGCGGGGCGATCGCCTCGTAGATCGCGACCCGCTCGTCCAGGGAGAGGCTGCGGAGCGGGGCCCGGACCGGGCCGCAGTCCACCCCCAGCATGCCCATCACGGCCTTGGACGCGGCCAGGAACCCGTGCTTCCGCAGGGTCTTGATGAGGTCGATCGACCGGCCCTGGAGCTCGCGGGCGGCGATCAGGTCCCGGGCCTCGAAGGCCCGGGTCAGCCGCTGGTAGAGCGGCGCGGCGAAATTGTAGGTGCTGCCGACCGCCCCGCGGATGCCCAGGCAGAGGCCGGCCAGGAGGCACTCGTCGGACCCGAAGAAGACGTCGAATGCCCCGCCCTCGAGCCGGATGCATTCCTGCAATTCGAGGAGGTCGTCGTTGGAGTATTTGAGCCCGCGGAGGGTCGGGATGCGGAACCTCGCCTGGCGCAGGAAGTCGGACATGGCGATCCGGACGCCGGTCATGCCGGGGATGTCGTAGTAGTAGAAGGGCAGCGGATCGGCCTCGGCCGCGATCGGGACGCAGAAATCCACGAGGTCCAGGGCGGTCGCCGGCTTGAAATAGTTCGGGGCCACGGCGGAGACGGCGGACGCGCCGACCTCCCGGGCATGTGCAGCGAGCTTCACGGCCTCGGGCAGCGAGTTGTCGCCGACGTGGACGACCACCTGCATGGAACCACCGGCCGTGGCGCACCACCGCTCCGCGAGCGCCATCCTCTCATCCAGCCCGAGGGAGGCGCACTCTCCGGTCGTGCCGCCGATGAACACCGCGCGGATCCCGACCTCCCGCAGGAGCGCGGCCTGGTCGTCGACCCGGTCGAGGGCGAGGCCCCCCTGTGCGTCCATCGGGGTGTGGCAGGCCGGGATCAGGCCGGTGAGCGGGGCGGGCATGGGCAGCTCCCTGGTGATCGAATCGCGCCGGATGCCGTAGTCTAACGGCCTGCGACCGGCGGCCGCCACCCGGCCGAGCGATCTCCCCGACGCGACGATATCCCCCGCCCGCATCCCCGTCACGACCGTCGCCTACGCTGCCGAGGCTGGCCAGCATGGCCCGCCCGGCGCGCCGAACTTCCGGAGGCGCGACGGACCGCCCCGACCGCGTCGTGCCGGGGAGGATCGTCGCTGGCGACCGCCATCTCGCCGGAGCCTCGCGCGTCCCTGGGACCGTGGAAGAGGTCGACGGCCAGAGATCACGGGCCCGGATCCCGACGATGGAGCAAAACGCGGCCGCGGGTGTGCCTTCGTCCACCTCTTCACGCAGCAGCCTGGACGGCCGCAAGGTTCTCGAGGGGATCGACGGATTCCCGGGATGTTGCTTGCCCGCGCGGGGAGACCAGTGTATTTTTGTCGCCAATGTTTCTTAGTTCACTATCATCCGGGAGGGTCCTTCCCGGGCCCGGGGGTTGGCGATGTTCGACGCGAGTGACGACCCGAACGCGGCGTCGCAGTACCGGCGGGCCTACGGCGAGGCCGCGCGGCTGATCGAGATCGCGCGATTCGACCATTGCTTCGGCCGCGACTTCGCGGCGGGGATCGGCGGGCGCGTCGAGGCGATCGCCGCCGAGGTGACCAGGAGGATGGGGGCGTCCGCGAAGGCCGATCTCGTGGGACTGGCGGTCCGTGATGCGTCGGCGGGGCGTCCCCCGCGATGGTGACGGGCCGGGCCTGGCCCCGCCCGCGCCGCGACGTCAGACGATGAGGGCGAGCAGGGCCTCGGGGTCGGCGGGCTTGACGAGGTGGCTATCGAAGCCGGAGTCGAGCGCCCTCTTTCGGTCGTCCTCCCGCCCGTATCCCGTGACGGCGATGAGCCGGACGTGCCGCAGGTCGGGATGCTCCCGGATCGCGCGGGCCACGGCGAAGCCGTCCATCCCGGGGAGTCCGACGTCGCAAATGATCACGTCCGGATGCGACTGCTGCGCCGATTGCACCCCCTCCACGCCGTTGAAGGCCAGCCTCACGTCGTAGCCGTGCGTGGCGAGCAGCATCCTCAGGCTCTCCGCCGAGTCGCGATTGTCCTCGACGACCAGGATCCGGACGTGCCGGCTGGGGGCCGCCTCGCCGGCCGGGGTCTCGGTGAGGGCCATCGGCTCGTCCTCCAGGGGGAGGAGGACCAGGAACTCGGCGCCGCGTCCTCTGCCCTCGCTGCCGGCCCGGACGGTGCCGCCGTGGAGCTCCACGAGCCGCCGGACCAGGGCCAGTCCCAGCCCGAGCCCGCCTCTCGGGCGATCGAGGCTGAGGTCGGCCTGCGTGAACACGTCGAAGATCCGGGGGAGGAGCTCCGGTTCCACGCCGATGCCCGTGTCGCGGACGCGGACGACGGCCTCGCGACGCGGGCCGTCGGCCGCGACCTCGACGGACACCTCGCCCCCCGGATCCGTGAACTTGCAGGCGTTCTCCAGCAGGTTATCCAGGACCTGGGTCAGCCGCGTCCGATCGCCGCCGACCCAGATGGGGACCTCGGGGATGGACGTGTTGAGCGCGACCCCGGCCTCGCGGAAGGGCTCCAGGTGATCATCGACCACCAGGCGGGTGAGCTGCCCGAGGTCCGTGCGCTCCCTGTTGAGCGTGATCTTCCCGCGGGTGATGCGCGAGACGTCCAGCAGGTCGTTGATGAGGCGGCTCATGTGGGTGACCTGGCGGTCCATCATGTCGCGGACGCGCTCCACGACCGTCGGGTCATCGCTGCGGAGCCGCAGCAGGTGGATCGAGTTGCGCAGCGGGGCCAGAGGATTGCGGAGCTCGTGCGCGAGCATGGACAGGAACTCATCCCTGCCCTTGACGCCCCGGCGGACCTCCTCGAGCAGGGCCAGGTTCTGCTGCTCCGTCCGCTTCCGGTCCGAGATGTCGCGCGCGATCTTCGATGCGCCGACGATGACGCCTGAGACATCGCGGATCGGCGATACGGTCAGCGAGACGTTGATGATCCGGCCATCCTTGGTCGCGCGTGAGGTCTCGTAGTGCTCGATCCGCTCGCCGCGGCCGACGCGGGCCAGGACATGGAGGATGTCGTCCACCTGGCCCGGCACCGCCAGCACGGTGATGGAGCGGCCCAGGACCTCCTCCGGGGCGTATCCGAAGATCCGCTCCGCCCCCCGATTCCAGCTCAGGATCGTACCGTCGAGGGCCTTGCCGATGATCGCGTCCTGCGACGATTCCACGATCGACGCGAGGAAGGCCTGCCGATTCGAATCCGACCAGAGATGGAGGCCATCCGGTTCGGAGCCGCCGTCCTTACTGGAGACTTCGTCAGTCATGGCATTACCGGTCCACAGACGATCCTCGATGCGAGGGGCGGGAGTCGTCCCCAGGAGGCCCTCCGCGGCGGGGCCCGCGCTCGACGACGAACTCGCCTTCACCCGGGGCCGGGCAGGCCCCGATGCGAGTCGTCTCCAGCCCGACAGCCCCTCCGGATAGACGCACCCGCGGCCGACGAGGACACCGACGCCCGCCCCGCCCCCGGCGGCGCCGGGACGATGGCCGGTGTCATGAGCCCGCACTTATTGGTGCTATGATCCGGTCCCCGGGTCGTGGAACGCAAGGTTTATCAAATTAAAAGCCTTTCAGCCGTTGCGTTCGGCCTCGTCCGGAAACGGGCGGGCACCGGCGGGCACCCATCCCGGGAGGCGCCTCCCCTGTCCGGGCCGGGCCCTGTCGCATAGCATAATGGCGTCGGAGGAGGGCGAGCGCGCGGCCCTCGCGGAGGGCGCCCCATCCGGACGGGGCGCATGAATACGGGACGAGGCGGCCCATGTCAATCCTGTCGGAAGACACGCTGATCACGACGAATCCCGCCACCGGCGCCCGCGTCGGCTCACGCGCGGCGACTCCGACGTCCGAGGTTGAGGCGATCGTCCGGAGGGCGGGCGAGGCCCAGGCCGGCTGGCAGGACCGGCCATGGAAGGAACGGCGAGCCGCACTGACGCGATGGCGGCGGATCCTCAGCCGCGATCGCGGACGGTGGGCCGACCTCATCCGCGACGAGATCGGCAAGCCCCGCGTCGAGGCGATGGCAGGCGACGTGCTCCCCACGCTCGACGGCCTGCGATGGACCGAGAGGTACGCCGGTCGTCTCCTCCGCGGTTCGACGGTCGGGCCCTCGTGGCAACGCATGCTCCTGATCGGCGTCGCGAGGCAGAGGCCGATACCGTTCGGGGTCGTCGGGATCATCGGCACGTGGAATTACCCCCTCTTCCTGAACGCGACCGCCATCGCACAGGCCCTGGCCGCCGGCAATGCGGTGGTCTGGAAGCCGTCGGAGCTGGCGACCGCGACCGGGATGCTGCTCCAGGAGGGGATCGACGAGGCCGGCTTCCCGACGGGGCTGGTGGCGCCGGTCTTCGGGGGGGCGGACGTCGGCCGGGCCCTCATCGATGCCGGCATCCGGAAGGCCGTGTTCACCGGCGGGGTGGCCGGCGGACGCAGGGTCCTGGCCGCCTGCGGAGAGCTCGGCATCCCCGCGGTCGCGGAGCTCTCGGGCTTCGACCCCGCGATCGTGCTCCCCGACGCGCCACTCGGGAGCACGGCTTCTTGCATCGCCTGGGCGGCCTTCGTGGGCTGCGGGCAGACGTGCGTCGCCGTGAAGCGCGTCTATGTCGTCGGCGACCCTCGGCCGTGGGCGGAGGAGCTGGCCGCGGCGGCGAACGCCCTCCGGGTGGGCGACCCCTCGCGCGAAGGCACGGACGTCGGCCCCATGATCACCGACGGCGCGAGGGCGAGGTTCGACGACATGATCAAGGCCGCCGTGCGTGCCGGGGCCCGGGTCATCGCCGGCGGTGAGGCGCCGGGGGGGCCCGGGTGGTTCTACAGGCCCACCGTCCTCCTCGGCGAGACGCCCGACGCCGAGGCCGCGCTCGCCGGCGCCTTCGGCCCCGTCGTCCTGGTCCGCGGCGTGCCGGATGCGGACTCCGCGGTCGCCGCCGCCAACGCCTCGGAATTCGCCCTGGGCGCGAGCGTGTGGGGCAAGGATCGCACGGCCGCGCGAGCGGTCGCCCGGCGGTTGCTCGCGGGCAGCGTGAGCATCAACGACGCCGTCACCCCCACGGCCCACGCCGGCGCCCCATTCGGCGGCTTCAGGTCCAGCGGGTACGGCCGCACCCATGGCGCGGAGGGGCTGAGGGAATTCGTGCAGATGTCGGCGACCTTCGAGCGGCCCGCGGGCGGGTTCCGTCCGCAGCTCTACCCCTACGGCAAGACCCGGATGGTAAAACGAATGCTCGATTTCTATTGCCGACTCTTCCACCCAGCCGCCTGAACTCGTCGTCGCCGTCCGACCCTCACGCGCCCATCACGCCCGTCGGACCGCCGGGACTTGCCCGCGACCAGCATCGCCTTCGCTCGGGCAGCAGCGGGCCAGATGCTCCCCTTCGAGGGGCCTCCCGAACCTCCGCGTCTCCCGATGTCTGGAGGCTGGAGCGGTCCCTCGGGAGAGCCGAGGTGAATGATGCAGCCCGCGGGGCTTCAGTGTCTCGGCCCATCCGGAGGGATGGCCGCGGGGCAAACGACCCGAATTGATACCTCGCGCCCTCCTCATCCGCCTTACAACGGCACGGCATGATCATCGTCCGGACACGGCCCGGGTCAAAAAATCGCCCTCGCCCATGCGATCGCTCCCGACCAAACGGTTTTGGCAGTCTCGATGGTACGCGACGATCCCGTCACTCTTGTCGAAAGATTCGTCGTCGAGTACCCTTTCTGTAGAGATCGAAATTCCCGTCGAGGCGAGTCAGCCGTGAATCTCACACCCGCCGCGCAGAAATTTGTGCTCCACTGGGGGGAGATGGGACAGCCGTGGGGCATCAATCGCACCATGGCGCAGGTCCACGCGCTGCTGTTCGTTTCTCCGGCACCCCTGGACGCCGAGGAGATCAGCAAGCTGCTGGACGTCAGCCGTTCGAACGTGTCGACGAGCCTCCGCGAGTTGATCACCTGGGGCGTGGTCCGCCGGGTGCACATCATCGGGGATCGTCGGGACCGCTTCGAAGCCCTCAAGGACGTCATGGAGACCTTCCGCGTGATCATGGCGGAGCGCAAGCGTCGGGAGATGGATCCGACGATTGCCCTGCTGGAGCACTGCGTGAAGGAGGCCAAGGCCGGCGACGAGGCCGAGAAATACACGCGCGAGCAGCTCGAGAAGATGCTCGAGTTCGTGAAGATGGTCACGCAGTGGTACGGCTACATCGACAACCTGTCCACCTCGGCGCTCCTGAGGCTCTTCCGCGGCGGCGCGATGATCGCCAAGCTCTTCGGCAAGGCGAAGCCACGACCGACGTCGGCGGGCGCCGACGCGGGTATGGACGAGGACGAAGAGGTCGCCGAGCCGAGCCTGGAGACGAGCTGAGCGGGCCGGGGGTTTGCCCTTCAGAAAGGCGGCTCGCCCTTGGACGCGGCGGGCTGGCCGGCCGGGGGAGGGGCCGGCCTCGCGGGCGGCGGCGGGAACCCCGGGGCGGGCGAGCTCGCCGGGGCCGCGGGAGCGGCGGGCTCGCCGGGGGGCGGGGGTGACGCGGGCGTCCGGGGGGTGTCCTTCCTGGCCGCCGGCCGCGCGGCCGCCGAGTCGGCTCGCTCGGCCTTCTTCCGCTCCAGGGCCTCGGTGTAGGACGTGAAGGCGTCGTCCGACAGGTAGCGGTCGATGAGGGCCTGGAGGTCGTTGAACCGGGCCTGCACGTTCTTCGTCAGGACGGCCGTCTTCGAGGCCGCCTCCTCCTTCGTCGCCTGATTCTTCAGGTCCTCCAGGCGCTTCGCGAAGACGTCCCTCCGCGGCAGGAGCGCGTACTCCTTGAGGCCCTGCTCGATGGCGTCGTAGTCCTCGCCCTGGAGCCTCGCCTCCAGCCTCTTCTCCAGGCGCGACCGGATCGCCACCAGGTCGATGACCTCGTCGCGCAGCGCCTCCAGCCGGACCTGGTAACCGACGGTGAGGGGCTTGGGGTCGAACGGGATGTCGCGCTCGTCCCCGCCCTCGCCGGGCATCATCGGGATCTCGACCATCGGCTCGGTGTTCGCCGCGAGGAGGCGGAGGATCACGAGCCCCGTCGCGAAATCCGCATCGAGCACAATGCGCCCGGAGCGATCGGTCATCCCGAGCTCCTGCGGGTGTCCGTCGGGGACGGCCCGCGCCGTGAGCGTGTATCCGGCGGCCGGCGACTGGTCGCCACGCGTGAGGAACCGGAGCCGGACGGGGCTCTTGCCCGGCTTGATCCCGATCGCGGCCAGGCTGTTGGGCCTCGAGACTCGCTGCGTGAGTGGGTCCCGGAGCGCGGAGACGATCGCGCAGCGGGCCACCGGACCGTCGACCTGCTCGACCTGGAGATAGGAGAAGGGGATCCTGCGGATCAGGACGGCGTTGTCCCGGGTCGTCACCAGCCGGAGGGGCAGGAAGACGGTGCCCTTCGACGCCACGCGGCCGAGCTCGCTCGCCGGCGCGACGGAGGCGCCGCGGACCAGGAGCAACGCCCGGCCTCCCTCCTGCCCGGTGATCAAAGCGGTCGGATTGAACAGCTCGAGGGCGAATCGGAGCAGGGCCCGGGGGGCGTCGTCCGGCACGGACGCCCTCTGCTCCTGCACCGGGCCCAGCCGCCTCGTGCCGGTGTCATACTCCCGGCCGGTGAAGGCCAGCGCGGCGTCCCCCGACGCCGAGATCCGCACGAGCCAGATCTTGTCGAAGCCGGGGTCGAAGCCCGACAGCACCTCGCCGTCGAGCGCTTGGAGATTTCCGCCGGCCAGCGGGCTGGCCTTCGGGGCGACGGTGACGGCCCATGGGGGGCCCACGAACCTGCGAACCAGCGCCTGCCATTCGCGGACGATCCGCGAGAGGGATGCCCGGTCCAGCCGGGCCGAGGGGTCGACGGCGAGGTGCAATTCGATGCGGTACGGGAGCCGATCGATCGGCTCGCCGGGCCTCGCCGCGGCCGCGACTTCGGGGGCGGGCAACTCCGCCGCGGCGGAGACGCGGGCGAGGCCCGCCAGCAGGATTGCGGCCAGGGTTGCGCAACGGGGGACGGCCCGGCTCATGGCTTCCTCCAGGGGTCGCGTGCGAACCACGGCTCGATCTCCCACGTCGCCAGGCCTTGATAGAGCGATTCGGCGGCCTCGACCGGGCCCCTCAGCCGGGTCCGCCAGGCGTAGTGATCGGCGACCTGCCAGAGCGGGATCACGGGCAGCTCATCCCGCGACTCGCGGTCGATCTGGATCGCCAGGCCGCGGGCCGTGGAGAGCTCGGTCGCGCGGTCGAGCTGGAGGAGGAGCTGGAGGATCCGCGGGCTCGCGGCCGACGAGAGGGCATCCGACTGGGGGGGGGCGTCGTAGCCCGGGCAGAGCATGAGCCCGGCCTCGAGGATCGGCTCTTCGCAGCGGAGGGCCCGATAGGCGAGGTCGAACCGCCGGCCCTGGCGCAGCTCGGACTCGAGCCTGGACTCGGGCACTTCCACCGGCTGGATCTTGATGCCGGTCAGCTCCAGCGACTCCACCAGCTTCGGCATCGCCGCACGGGCCTCGGCGATCGCGGGATACTCGAGCTTGAGCTCGATGCGAGCCGCCCCCAGCTCCTTGCGGGCGCCGGCCACCAGCATGATCGCCAGCGTCGCGTTGAACTCGAGGGGCTTCACGCCCGGGGCGTTGGCGTACGAGCCTTTCGGGAACGGCCCGTCCGTCGCGTCGCTGGACTCGTCGACGGGCCGGCGGAGGACGGCGTCCTCGAGTATGCCCTTCCGCGGGATCGCATAGGAGAGGCCGCGACGCAAGGAACGATTGCGCAGGACCGGGTTGCGGGCGTCGATCGCGAG from Aquisphaera giovannonii includes these protein-coding regions:
- a CDS encoding GbsR/MarR family transcriptional regulator, which translates into the protein MNLTPAAQKFVLHWGEMGQPWGINRTMAQVHALLFVSPAPLDAEEISKLLDVSRSNVSTSLRELITWGVVRRVHIIGDRRDRFEALKDVMETFRVIMAERKRREMDPTIALLEHCVKEAKAGDEAEKYTREQLEKMLEFVKMVTQWYGYIDNLSTSALLRLFRGGAMIAKLFGKAKPRPTSAGADAGMDEDEEVAEPSLETS
- a CDS encoding 3-keto-disaccharide hydrolase, whose protein sequence is MAMGRNRLVCCGLATFLLVQGAGAADGPAEPRGGEAARDTPAEVPVPPKGRWTSLFNGKDLAGWTPKITGFALGEDAMETFRVRDGKMVVSYDRYGNFDGHFGHIFYAHPFSSYKLRIEYRFVGDQAKGGPGWAFRNSGAMIHCQPPGTMRKDQDFPVSLEVQFLGGTGRGERRTGNLCTPGTHVHMKGKLITQHCNDSTSKTYDGDQWVTIEVEAHGGGTIKHFVNGELVIEYDRPVLDGSDPDARRLAESRGGKREVAGGYISLQAESHPVEFRKVEIFPLDE
- a CDS encoding hybrid sensor histidine kinase/response regulator, which produces MTDEVSSKDGGSEPDGLHLWSDSNRQAFLASIVESSQDAIIGKALDGTILSWNRGAERIFGYAPEEVLGRSITVLAVPGQVDDILHVLARVGRGERIEHYETSRATKDGRIINVSLTVSPIRDVSGVIVGASKIARDISDRKRTEQQNLALLEEVRRGVKGRDEFLSMLAHELRNPLAPLRNSIHLLRLRSDDPTVVERVRDMMDRQVTHMSRLINDLLDVSRITRGKITLNRERTDLGQLTRLVVDDHLEPFREAGVALNTSIPEVPIWVGGDRTRLTQVLDNLLENACKFTDPGGEVSVEVAADGPRREAVVRVRDTGIGVEPELLPRIFDVFTQADLSLDRPRGGLGLGLALVRRLVELHGGTVRAGSEGRGRGAEFLVLLPLEDEPMALTETPAGEAAPSRHVRILVVEDNRDSAESLRMLLATHGYDVRLAFNGVEGVQSAQQSHPDVIICDVGLPGMDGFAVARAIREHPDLRHVRLIAVTGYGREDDRKRALDSGFDSHLVKPADPEALLALIV
- a CDS encoding dihydrodipicolinate synthase family protein, which produces MPAPLTGLIPACHTPMDAQGGLALDRVDDQAALLREVGIRAVFIGGTTGECASLGLDERMALAERWCATAGGSMQVVVHVGDNSLPEAVKLAAHAREVGASAVSAVAPNYFKPATALDLVDFCVPIAAEADPLPFYYYDIPGMTGVRIAMSDFLRQARFRIPTLRGLKYSNDDLLELQECIRLEGGAFDVFFGSDECLLAGLCLGIRGAVGSTYNFAAPLYQRLTRAFEARDLIAARELQGRSIDLIKTLRKHGFLAASKAVMGMLGVDCGPVRAPLRSLSLDERVAIYEAIAPLDAFPRPLERPR
- a CDS encoding aldehyde dehydrogenase family protein; translated protein: MSILSEDTLITTNPATGARVGSRAATPTSEVEAIVRRAGEAQAGWQDRPWKERRAALTRWRRILSRDRGRWADLIRDEIGKPRVEAMAGDVLPTLDGLRWTERYAGRLLRGSTVGPSWQRMLLIGVARQRPIPFGVVGIIGTWNYPLFLNATAIAQALAAGNAVVWKPSELATATGMLLQEGIDEAGFPTGLVAPVFGGADVGRALIDAGIRKAVFTGGVAGGRRVLAACGELGIPAVAELSGFDPAIVLPDAPLGSTASCIAWAAFVGCGQTCVAVKRVYVVGDPRPWAEELAAAANALRVGDPSREGTDVGPMITDGARARFDDMIKAAVRAGARVIAGGEAPGGPGWFYRPTVLLGETPDAEAALAGAFGPVVLVRGVPDADSAVAAANASEFALGASVWGKDRTAARAVARRLLAGSVSINDAVTPTAHAGAPFGGFRSSGYGRTHGAEGLREFVQMSATFERPAGGFRPQLYPYGKTRMVKRMLDFYCRLFHPAA